One stretch of Bacteroidales bacterium DNA includes these proteins:
- the msrB gene encoding peptide-methionine (R)-S-oxide reductase MsrB, producing MSQDLDSIKQSEYWKKKLTKIQYFVTREKGTEPPFTGEYWNFFEKGTYSCVCCGAKLFESDSKFESSCGWPSFFDTNYKDNVVFHQDNSHGMIRTEVLCKVCGAHLGHIFDDGPKPTGKRFCINSASIKFTPNK from the coding sequence ATGAGTCAGGACTTAGATTCAATCAAGCAAAGTGAGTATTGGAAGAAAAAATTAACGAAAATACAATACTTTGTAACGCGCGAAAAAGGAACTGAACCTCCGTTTACCGGGGAGTATTGGAATTTTTTTGAAAAAGGAACCTATTCATGCGTTTGTTGCGGAGCGAAACTTTTTGAATCTGACTCCAAGTTTGAGTCCAGCTGTGGTTGGCCAAGTTTCTTTGATACGAATTATAAGGATAATGTTGTGTTTCATCAGGATAATAGCCATGGAATGATAAGAACTGAGGTGCTTTGTAAAGTTTGTGGTGCTCATCTTGGTCATATATTTGATGATGGACCAAAGCCTACGGGTAAAAGGTTTTGTATAAATTCGGCATCAATAAAATTTACTCCTAATAAATAG
- a CDS encoding DUF2384 domain-containing protein has product MRHETIKITPFNTKKSVEKASIAKTKPKIWTIDSDGKTYGWSNRMERMEIIRQGIPYNSIEVISQKLNRPVKSVLSIVGMPQTTYNKKKSEHSLLDIRNSELIVLITELIDYGKEVFNNEEDKFQRWLRKTNQSLGGNSPESLLDTVTGIDEVRFCLNRIEYGNLA; this is encoded by the coding sequence ATGAGGCACGAGACAATTAAAATAACGCCATTTAACACAAAAAAAAGTGTTGAAAAAGCATCCATAGCTAAAACAAAACCTAAAATATGGACCATAGATTCCGACGGCAAAACTTATGGCTGGTCAAATAGAATGGAGCGCATGGAAATTATTAGGCAAGGAATTCCTTACAATTCAATTGAGGTAATTAGTCAAAAATTAAATCGACCTGTTAAATCCGTGCTATCTATTGTAGGTATGCCTCAAACTACCTATAATAAGAAAAAAAGTGAGCACTCTTTGCTAGATATCAGGAATAGTGAGTTGATAGTATTAATCACTGAGCTGATTGATTACGGTAAAGAAGTGTTTAATAATGAAGAAGATAAGTTTCAAAGGTGGTTAAGAAAAACAAATCAATCTCTAGGCGGAAATTCTCCCGAGAGTTTATTGGACACAGTTACAGGAATAGATGAGGTAAGATTCTGTCTCAATAGGATTGAATATGGAAATTTGGCTTAA
- a CDS encoding beta-lactamase family protein, producing MSQKTAKQRYSKVLIILSFFCLLLLIDLSLGYSLKDRSSEPKAPTSIYPKSINLTNEISDLPLYSNLDQSFNYFIKKWNLASASVAIAKDGKLLYAKGFGFANKEDSIKAEPYSMYRIASVSKLITAAAIMKLIEDNKLSLDSKIFGKQGILNDSVYSHYVDKRVEDITVKNLLNHSAGWTSYWGDHMFIHEVIAKSLKKELPISLQDIIVFSLSKRLHFSPGTYSSYCNLGFSILQLVIENASGIPYETYVKETIFYPLNIRDANIAYNFDSLRYSNEARYYEIPEAQKIKAFDGSKESILKCRGGDDFRTLGAAGGWVISSVSLLKFLLAIDGNSSFPDILTHKSILRLVEREGEFQPLGWKAIFSNGKWWRSGSFPGTSALAVVREDGFTYVFLTNTSPWPGAKFPYEIDRLMTRNIKQIETWPDINLFYQPEKLVR from the coding sequence ATGTCACAAAAAACAGCTAAACAGAGATACTCCAAGGTATTAATCATATTATCATTCTTTTGCCTTTTATTGCTAATTGATCTGTCATTAGGATATTCTTTAAAGGATAGGAGTTCTGAACCCAAAGCACCAACCTCGATTTATCCTAAAAGCATTAACCTCACCAATGAGATATCAGACTTACCACTCTATAGTAATTTAGATCAGTCATTTAACTATTTTATTAAAAAATGGAACTTAGCAAGCGCATCGGTTGCAATTGCTAAAGATGGGAAATTGCTATACGCAAAGGGGTTTGGGTTTGCCAATAAGGAAGATAGTATAAAGGCTGAACCCTATAGTATGTACAGGATAGCCAGCGTTTCCAAACTGATAACTGCTGCTGCTATTATGAAACTAATTGAAGATAACAAGTTATCTCTTGATTCTAAAATCTTTGGTAAACAGGGCATCCTTAACGATTCCGTGTATTCACATTATGTCGATAAAAGGGTTGAAGATATTACAGTTAAGAATCTTCTTAACCACTCCGCTGGATGGACAAGCTATTGGGGCGATCATATGTTTATTCACGAAGTTATTGCAAAATCCTTAAAGAAAGAACTCCCAATCTCTCTTCAGGATATAATTGTATTTTCTTTATCTAAAAGACTCCACTTTTCACCTGGAACATACAGTTCTTATTGTAACCTTGGTTTCTCAATCCTTCAACTTGTAATTGAAAATGCATCCGGAATACCTTATGAAACTTATGTGAAAGAGACCATCTTTTACCCTTTAAATATCCGCGATGCCAATATCGCCTATAACTTCGATAGTCTCAGGTATTCTAACGAAGCAAGATATTATGAGATACCCGAAGCACAAAAAATAAAAGCATTTGATGGCTCAAAGGAATCTATACTAAAATGTCGTGGGGGTGACGATTTTAGAACATTAGGTGCTGCTGGTGGTTGGGTTATTTCATCAGTAAGCCTTCTTAAATTTTTATTGGCTATCGATGGGAATAGCAGTTTTCCAGATATTCTTACTCATAAATCAATTTTGAGATTAGTTGAACGCGAAGGTGAGTTTCAACCGTTAGGCTGGAAGGCTATTTTTTCAAACGGTAAATGGTGGCGATCTGGATCTTTCCCAGGAACATCAGCTCTTGCTGTAGTTAGAGAAGATGGGTTTACTTATGTTTTCTTAACCAATACAAGCCCTTGGCCTGGAGCCAAATTTCCATACGAAATTGACCGCCTAATGACTCGTAACATTAAGCAGATTGAAACTTGGCCTGATATAAATCTTTTCTATCAGCCAGAAAAATTAGTTAGGTAA
- a CDS encoding GIY-YIG nuclease family protein: MDRQKGLTGIYKIVNLTNDKFYIGQSRNIYQRWKQHTSNLPEKYPTSRIRTAFKKYGLGQIVHKEGVYGNFKFEIIELCEEFELYRKESEYILNLKPHYNCSIFTSPEFYKGNYLEKEEKYWIQYHNYDAEKGYPSQGILESFENELLIDSTHYISSRKRSILYSKGDAIFLILGKTINKAKCYFLWTATIVEEVEFLEEENLIYNAIGEQHFIMPPQLLNNLGGFLEFKKITGNFGLGFQNITNWEFLETLRNLTCKNLCKKEDKITFKEYVRQFEENNNP, from the coding sequence ATGGATAGACAGAAAGGGTTAACTGGAATTTACAAAATTGTAAACTTGACTAATGACAAATTTTACATCGGTCAATCAAGAAACATTTATCAAAGATGGAAACAACATACATCAAATTTGCCAGAAAAGTATCCAACAAGTAGAATTCGTACAGCATTTAAAAAATATGGTTTAGGCCAAATTGTTCATAAAGAAGGAGTATATGGTAATTTCAAGTTTGAAATTATTGAACTTTGCGAAGAATTTGAATTGTATAGAAAAGAATCAGAATATATCTTAAACTTAAAACCTCACTATAATTGTTCAATTTTCACTTCACCAGAATTCTATAAAGGAAATTATTTAGAAAAAGAAGAAAAGTATTGGATACAATATCACAATTATGATGCAGAAAAAGGTTACCCATCACAAGGAATACTTGAAAGTTTTGAAAATGAACTTCTAATTGATAGTACTCATTATATTTCATCTAGAAAACGAAGTATTCTTTATTCAAAAGGTGATGCGATTTTCTTAATTCTTGGAAAAACAATTAATAAGGCTAAGTGTTATTTTTTGTGGACAGCAACGATAGTTGAAGAAGTTGAATTTTTGGAGGAAGAAAACTTGATTTACAATGCTATTGGAGAACAACATTTCATTATGCCTCCTCAGTTATTAAATAATCTAGGTGGTTTTTTGGAGTTTAAGAAAATAACAGGAAATTTTGGATTAGGATTTCAAAACATTACAAATTGGGAATTTCTTGAAACTCTTAGAAATCTTACTTGTAAAAACCTTTGTAAAAAAGAAGATAAAATTACATTTAAAGAATATGTTAGACAGTTTGAAGAAAATAACAACCCTTAG
- a CDS encoding carbohydrate binding family 9 domain-containing protein gives MRNVFYLIFTLFISLSVNLIAKNSNDSLAIKKSIEAYRINTSIKIDGKLDESEWVKAPDANNFIQHEPYNGAKPSEQTVVKVLFDNDAIYIGARMFDSNPNKIYRELGQRDNSDLKSDVFALFISPYNDGINYLEFIVAASGVQTDAKATGEDEESSWDAVWMSEVSFDEKGWVVEMKIPFSALRFSQNNIQNWGINFARLIKRYNEWSSWNFIDKAVSGAVNQSGELIGINNIKPPIRLSLSPYVSAYAEKFPASKSMEYRLSGGLDLKYGLSESFTLDMTLIPDFGQVKSDDRILNLTPFEVQYSEQRPFFTEGTELFNKGEIFYSRRVGSKPFEYDKVKDKISASEKILENPPETKMINATKISGRTSGGLGIGFFNAMTENTYAEVVDTITGAKRKILTQGFTNYNMVVLDQTLPNNSYMSLANSNLYRPDGKYTANVTASEFSFRNKANSYSLSGNGGISQILNDSTTRGYNYNARFEKTRGNFLFELWHNVESKNYNPNDMGYLQSPNEFSYGAELEYNIFKPFGKFLNMYSTLSYTNEYLFSPRVYYLSNITSSVRTTTLKNYTMFFNLEILPTNINDYYEPRVSGRKVVLPKRATLSYFGSPDYRKTIAIDHRFEYWASGGYGQKGFSFMVSPRIRFSDKLFIIYQLSQELEYNNIGYVDKVNSDIFMGKRDISTVINSINTQYGINSKTFINFKFRHYWRYYKFDKFYMLNTDGTLTPTTVVSAGNNNTNYFNIDLVYQWNFAPGSVLSFVWKNSIALDKNAIDYRYFRNIDNTWNSPQINSFSFKLLYYIDYQMLKKKR, from the coding sequence ATGAGAAATGTTTTTTATTTGATATTCACTTTATTTATTTCATTATCAGTTAATTTAATTGCTAAAAACAGCAATGATTCATTAGCTATTAAAAAGAGTATAGAAGCTTATCGTATCAATACATCAATAAAAATTGATGGTAAATTGGATGAATCTGAATGGGTAAAAGCTCCCGATGCTAATAATTTTATTCAGCACGAACCTTACAATGGGGCAAAACCATCTGAACAAACAGTTGTAAAAGTATTATTTGATAACGATGCCATTTATATTGGAGCAAGAATGTTCGACTCCAATCCAAATAAAATTTATAGAGAATTGGGTCAGCGTGATAATAGCGATCTTAAATCTGATGTTTTTGCCCTTTTCATTAGCCCTTACAATGATGGTATAAATTACTTAGAGTTTATTGTTGCTGCATCGGGAGTGCAAACTGATGCAAAAGCCACAGGAGAAGACGAAGAAAGTAGTTGGGATGCAGTATGGATGAGCGAAGTTAGCTTTGATGAAAAAGGATGGGTTGTAGAGATGAAAATACCTTTCTCGGCACTGAGGTTCTCGCAGAATAACATACAGAATTGGGGAATCAATTTTGCTAGATTGATAAAACGCTACAATGAGTGGAGTTCATGGAATTTTATCGATAAAGCAGTTTCAGGTGCTGTCAATCAATCGGGTGAGTTAATAGGAATAAATAATATTAAACCTCCTATTAGGCTATCACTGAGTCCATACGTTTCTGCTTATGCCGAAAAGTTTCCTGCTTCAAAATCAATGGAGTATAGACTTAGCGGAGGTTTGGATCTAAAATACGGCTTGAGCGAAAGTTTTACACTGGATATGACATTAATACCTGATTTTGGTCAGGTAAAATCGGATGATCGAATCCTTAACCTTACCCCATTCGAAGTGCAGTATAGCGAGCAACGACCATTTTTTACTGAGGGAACCGAATTATTTAATAAAGGTGAAATTTTTTATTCGCGAAGAGTTGGATCTAAACCTTTTGAATACGATAAAGTAAAGGATAAAATCAGCGCATCAGAAAAAATACTAGAGAATCCTCCCGAAACAAAGATGATTAATGCTACAAAAATCTCTGGAAGAACTTCAGGTGGATTGGGCATTGGCTTTTTTAATGCAATGACTGAGAACACCTATGCCGAGGTTGTTGATACAATTACAGGAGCCAAAAGAAAGATTCTAACTCAAGGATTTACGAACTACAATATGGTAGTTTTAGATCAAACGTTGCCAAATAACTCCTATATGAGTTTGGCTAACTCAAATCTTTATCGGCCTGATGGTAAATATACTGCAAATGTTACCGCATCGGAATTTTCATTCCGAAACAAAGCAAACAGCTATTCTTTAAGTGGAAACGGTGGCATTAGCCAAATTCTTAACGATTCAACAACTCGTGGGTACAACTATAATGCACGCTTTGAGAAAACAAGAGGTAATTTCCTGTTTGAGCTTTGGCATAATGTAGAAAGTAAAAACTATAACCCTAATGATATGGGTTACCTTCAGAGTCCAAATGAATTCTCTTACGGTGCTGAATTAGAATATAATATATTTAAACCCTTTGGGAAATTTCTAAACATGTATTCAACATTATCCTACACTAATGAGTATCTTTTTAGTCCAAGAGTTTACTATTTATCCAACATAACATCCTCTGTTCGAACAACTACTTTAAAGAACTATACAATGTTTTTTAATCTGGAAATCCTCCCTACTAACATAAATGACTATTATGAACCAAGAGTTTCAGGAAGAAAAGTAGTCCTCCCAAAGCGAGCAACCTTAAGCTATTTTGGATCACCAGACTATCGAAAAACTATTGCAATAGATCATCGCTTTGAATATTGGGCATCGGGTGGATACGGTCAGAAAGGATTTTCATTTATGGTATCGCCTCGTATAAGGTTTAGCGATAAACTCTTCATAATATATCAATTATCCCAAGAACTTGAATATAATAACATCGGGTATGTTGATAAAGTAAACTCAGACATTTTCATGGGAAAAAGAGATATTTCTACGGTGATAAACTCCATCAACACCCAGTATGGTATAAACAGCAAAACTTTTATCAATTTTAAATTTCGTCATTACTGGCGTTACTACAAATTCGATAAATTTTACATGCTAAATACAGACGGTACATTAACACCTACAACAGTTGTTTCTGCTGGTAATAATAACACAAACTATTTTAATATCGATTTGGTTTATCAATGGAACTTTGCTCCGGGCAGTGTACTATCATTTGTTTGGAAAAACTCAATTGCCCTTGATAAGAATGCTATTGATTATAGGTACTTTAGAAACATCGACAACACATGGAATTCACCTCAAATCAATAGTTTTTCCTTTAAGCTACTTTACTACATTGACTATCAAATGCTAAAAAAGAAGAGGTAA
- a CDS encoding NCS2 family permease, with product MATYNHLSTKTEIIAGFTTFFTMAYIIFIQPDMLALTGMDKKALIAVTCLVSGIITIFVGIIGKVPIAMAPGLGLNSFFTYTLVLGQKIPWQTALGIVFLSGFLFFILTIVGLRKKLIEALPKSMIYAITVGIGIFISFIGLKNLGLVVSNEATIVSLGKFNPTVLIGIGGLILAISLEAFRIKGALLISIVTSTIVALVFGYTPLPEKIISTNIDLLPIAFKLDIISALKWSLIGPIFSLMFIAMFDGIGTLVGCYNKMGKMDDKSGTSGINRILALDAFGSMFGALMGTSTTTAYIESATGIEAGGRTGKTAIVTGLLFLSGLLFIPVIGIVPPYATAPALIIVGLFMTREIVNIDFTNLEEGFPAFITILMIAFSFSISTGLALGFISYTLLKLIKLRFNELNITLLIITLLCILFLIV from the coding sequence ATGGCTACCTACAATCATCTCAGCACTAAAACCGAAATAATTGCCGGTTTTACAACTTTCTTCACAATGGCCTACATAATTTTTATTCAACCCGATATGCTCGCTCTTACTGGGATGGATAAAAAGGCACTTATTGCAGTAACCTGCCTTGTTTCGGGTATTATTACAATTTTTGTAGGAATAATAGGTAAAGTCCCCATTGCCATGGCTCCTGGGTTGGGATTAAATTCGTTTTTCACCTACACGCTGGTTCTGGGGCAAAAAATACCGTGGCAAACCGCATTGGGTATAGTTTTCCTATCGGGCTTTCTGTTTTTCATACTTACAATAGTAGGACTAAGAAAAAAGTTAATCGAAGCCCTTCCAAAATCAATGATCTATGCAATTACAGTTGGTATTGGGATATTCATCTCCTTTATTGGATTAAAAAATCTAGGGCTGGTTGTTAGCAACGAAGCAACCATTGTTAGCCTTGGAAAATTCAACCCCACAGTCCTTATAGGAATTGGAGGCTTGATACTTGCCATTTCCTTGGAGGCGTTTAGAATCAAAGGAGCATTGCTAATATCAATTGTTACATCAACCATAGTTGCTTTAGTATTTGGGTATACACCGCTGCCCGAAAAAATTATCAGCACAAACATTGACCTTCTTCCCATTGCCTTTAAACTCGATATTATTTCTGCCCTGAAATGGAGTTTGATAGGCCCAATATTTAGCTTAATGTTCATTGCCATGTTCGATGGCATTGGCACTCTGGTTGGCTGCTACAACAAAATGGGCAAAATGGACGATAAATCTGGAACATCTGGCATCAACAGAATACTTGCTTTAGATGCTTTTGGTAGCATGTTTGGAGCTTTAATGGGTACATCAACAACCACTGCATACATCGAAAGTGCCACTGGGATTGAAGCAGGAGGGAGGACTGGAAAAACCGCCATTGTTACAGGGTTACTATTTTTATCAGGCTTACTATTCATCCCAGTAATTGGGATTGTACCCCCTTACGCCACCGCTCCAGCATTAATTATTGTTGGTCTATTTATGACCCGGGAAATTGTAAATATTGACTTCACCAACCTCGAAGAAGGATTTCCTGCATTCATTACCATATTGATGATTGCCTTTAGCTTCAGCATCAGCACTGGCCTTGCACTTGGTTTCATCTCATATACCCTACTTAAGTTGATCAAACTAAGATTCAACGAACTAAACATTACCCTTTTGATAATTACACTTTTGTGTATTCTATTTCTGATTGTTTAA
- a CDS encoding RES family NAD+ phosphorylase, whose product MIVYRIEREKYLKTTLSGTGASISKGFRWNSINTKLVYTSESRALAMLEVSVHLDLSEDLPTDRYFVEIEIPDKIVIQEVKIEDLPEDWNSKPPTLTTQTIGDDFVTQNESAVLKVPSSIVPQEYNYLINPNHPDAKKIKVIRKVSLNFDPRLKK is encoded by the coding sequence ATGATAGTATACAGAATTGAAAGAGAAAAATATTTAAAAACTACTTTATCGGGGACGGGTGCATCTATATCTAAAGGGTTTAGATGGAATAGCATTAACACAAAATTAGTATATACCTCTGAAAGCAGAGCATTAGCAATGCTAGAAGTTTCTGTACACCTCGATTTAAGCGAAGATTTACCAACAGACAGATATTTTGTTGAAATTGAAATTCCCGACAAAATAGTAATTCAAGAAGTAAAAATTGAGGATCTTCCAGAAGATTGGAATTCTAAACCGCCTACTTTAACCACTCAAACAATTGGTGACGATTTTGTAACTCAAAATGAATCAGCTGTATTAAAAGTTCCAAGTAGCATTGTTCCACAAGAATATAATTACTTAATCAACCCAAATCATCCAGATGCAAAGAAAATTAAAGTGATTAGAAAAGTATCACTGAATTTTGACCCGAGATTAAAAAAATAG
- a CDS encoding peptide chain release factor 3 produces MSLEKEIKRRRTFAIISHPDAGKTTLTEKLLLFGGAIHVAGAVKSNKIKKTATSDFMEIERQRGISVSTAVMGFEYKDVKINILDTPGHEDFAEDTYRTLTAVDSVIIVIDQAKGVETQTRKLMNVCRMRNTPVIVFINKMDRNGKDPFELLDEIESELKIKVRPLSWPISAGPTFKGVYNLYEQKLCLFFSEDKQTLSNDVIQIDDVDSPELDKYIKPFTDKFREELTLVNGVYHDFEVDRYLSGELAPVFFGSALNNFGVRELLDCFIQIAPHPRPTITDVREISPFEDKLTGFVFKIFANMDPNHRDRLAFLKICSGTFERNKFFHHVRLKKNFKFSSPNAFMADKKSIVDFAYPGDIIGLHDTGSFRIGDTLTEGEILSFKGIPNFSPELFRYIENADPMKSKQLAKGIDQLMDEGVAQLFIQKHNGRKIIGTVGALQFEVIQHRLEHEYSATCRYEPVNLHKACWIESDNKAQIDDFRKRKYNNLAEDKRGREVFLADSPYSLQMAQEKFPDIKFYFTSEF; encoded by the coding sequence ATGAGCTTAGAAAAAGAGATAAAAAGGCGTAGAACCTTTGCCATTATTAGCCATCCCGATGCTGGTAAAACAACCCTAACCGAAAAGCTACTGCTATTTGGAGGTGCTATCCATGTGGCTGGTGCTGTAAAAAGCAATAAAATTAAGAAAACTGCAACCTCCGACTTCATGGAGATTGAACGTCAGCGTGGTATTTCGGTATCAACTGCTGTTATGGGTTTTGAGTATAAAGATGTTAAGATAAACATTCTTGACACCCCTGGTCACGAGGACTTTGCAGAGGATACCTATAGAACATTAACCGCTGTTGATAGCGTAATCATTGTTATTGACCAAGCAAAAGGGGTAGAGACCCAAACCCGCAAGCTGATGAACGTTTGCCGGATGCGTAACACCCCGGTAATCGTCTTTATAAATAAGATGGATCGCAACGGAAAAGATCCATTCGAATTGTTAGATGAAATTGAGAGTGAGCTAAAGATAAAGGTACGACCACTTAGCTGGCCTATTAGCGCTGGCCCTACTTTTAAAGGGGTTTATAACCTATATGAGCAGAAACTTTGTCTATTCTTCTCTGAAGATAAGCAAACCCTTTCCAATGATGTAATCCAAATAGATGATGTGGACAGCCCAGAATTGGATAAATACATTAAACCTTTCACCGATAAATTTAGAGAGGAACTAACGCTAGTTAATGGCGTTTACCACGATTTTGAAGTTGATAGATATTTAAGTGGCGAACTTGCACCGGTATTCTTTGGTAGCGCATTGAATAACTTTGGGGTTCGCGAACTCTTAGATTGTTTTATTCAAATTGCACCACATCCAAGGCCAACTATTACTGATGTTAGGGAGATTTCTCCGTTCGAGGACAAGTTAACTGGCTTTGTTTTCAAGATATTCGCAAACATGGATCCAAACCATAGGGATCGTTTGGCTTTCCTAAAGATTTGTTCAGGTACATTCGAGAGGAATAAGTTTTTCCACCATGTTCGACTTAAAAAGAATTTTAAGTTCTCAAGCCCCAACGCCTTTATGGCCGATAAAAAATCGATTGTCGATTTTGCATACCCTGGCGATATCATTGGGTTGCACGATACTGGAAGTTTTAGAATTGGCGATACCCTTACAGAGGGCGAAATACTCAGCTTTAAGGGCATACCAAACTTCTCGCCCGAACTATTTAGGTATATTGAGAATGCCGATCCTATGAAATCCAAACAGCTGGCAAAGGGAATCGATCAGCTGATGGATGAAGGTGTTGCACAGCTATTTATTCAAAAGCATAATGGTCGAAAAATTATTGGAACCGTTGGAGCCCTTCAATTTGAGGTAATTCAACATCGTCTTGAGCATGAGTATAGCGCAACCTGTAGATACGAGCCTGTAAATCTTCATAAAGCATGCTGGATTGAAAGCGATAATAAGGCACAAATCGATGACTTTAGAAAACGCAAATACAATAACCTTGCTGAGGATAAGCGTGGGAGAGAGGTCTTTCTAGCCGATTCACCATATTCTCTGCAAATGGCACAAGAAAAATTCCCCGACATTAAATTCTATTTTACTTCCGAATTCTAA
- a CDS encoding low specificity L-threonine aldolase, whose translation MDITNKRGFASDNNSGVHPNILNAIIDANNGHAIAYGDDPYTAQATSKFKQIFGNNIDVFFVFIGSAANVLGLKAVTEQYNAIICSDTAHINVDECGAPERFTGCKLLTVSTPDGKLTVDLIKKHMHGFGFQHHAQPKVISISQTTELGTLYKPHEIKVIADYAHENGLLLHMDGARLANAAVALDLDFRKFTNDVGVDILSFGGTKNGMMYGEAVIFFNTEFSKDFMYTRKQSLQLASKMRYIAAQFNAYLSNNQWHETASHSNRMAQILANKVKDISGVTITQKVEANGVFAIIPRKVIQALQNEYFFYEWDEDKSEVRWMTSWDTTEEDITNFTKRLKELI comes from the coding sequence ATGGATATTACAAACAAAAGAGGATTTGCAAGCGATAACAACTCAGGTGTTCACCCTAATATACTGAACGCCATAATAGATGCAAACAATGGACATGCTATCGCGTATGGTGATGATCCCTACACAGCCCAAGCAACATCAAAGTTTAAACAAATTTTTGGCAATAATATCGATGTATTCTTTGTTTTCATAGGATCTGCAGCAAATGTCCTTGGATTAAAAGCTGTTACAGAGCAATATAATGCTATTATCTGCTCAGATACAGCCCATATAAATGTTGATGAATGTGGTGCTCCCGAACGATTTACTGGATGTAAACTCCTTACAGTCTCAACACCAGATGGCAAACTAACAGTTGATCTTATAAAGAAACACATGCATGGTTTTGGTTTTCAGCATCATGCACAACCTAAAGTAATCTCAATATCTCAAACAACCGAACTTGGAACACTATACAAACCTCATGAAATCAAAGTAATTGCAGATTACGCACATGAAAACGGTTTGTTACTCCACATGGACGGCGCACGATTAGCCAACGCCGCCGTTGCCTTAGATCTTGATTTTAGAAAATTCACAAACGATGTTGGTGTTGATATTCTTTCCTTTGGTGGTACCAAAAACGGTATGATGTATGGAGAGGCAGTTATTTTTTTTAACACAGAATTCTCAAAAGACTTCATGTACACCCGTAAACAAAGTCTACAACTAGCCTCTAAAATGCGCTATATTGCCGCACAATTTAATGCTTACCTTTCTAATAACCAATGGCACGAAACAGCAAGTCATTCAAACAGAATGGCTCAAATACTTGCCAATAAGGTTAAAGATATATCTGGCGTTACAATAACCCAAAAAGTAGAAGCAAATGGCGTATTTGCTATTATTCCACGTAAAGTGATTCAAGCCCTTCAGAATGAATATTTTTTCTATGAATGGGATGAGGACAAATCAGAGGTTAGATGGATGACTTCATGGGATACTACAGAAGAAGACATAACAAATTTCACAAAAAGACTTAAAGAACTTATCTAA